In the genome of Helicobacter colisuis, one region contains:
- the ruvB gene encoding Holliday junction branch migration DNA helicase RuvB, translated as MERIVEIEKMELEGDEEVKLRPSHWDDYIGQEKLKKNLKVFIEAAKKRKDVLDHLLLFGPPGLGKTTLAHIISGEMNAPIKVTAAPMIEKAGDLAAILTNLSEGEILFIDEIHRLSPAIEEILYPAMEDFRLDIIIGSGPAAQTVKIDLPRFTLIGATTRAGMISNPLRDRFGMQFRMQFYEKEELARIAQIASIKLQKECSSEGALEIAKRSRGTPRIALRLLKRVRDFAEVAEEEIITKERTQYALNELGVNEYGFDELDLRFLKIICESRGRPIGLSTLAAAMSEDEGTIEDVIEPYLLVNGFLERTARGRIATQKTYELFSFRNIESLF; from the coding sequence TTGGAGAGAATTGTTGAAATTGAAAAAATGGAATTAGAGGGTGATGAAGAGGTTAAACTTCGCCCAAGCCATTGGGATGATTACATAGGACAAGAAAAGCTTAAAAAGAATCTAAAAGTTTTTATTGAAGCGGCTAAAAAACGAAAAGATGTATTAGATCATTTGTTGCTTTTTGGACCACCAGGGCTTGGCAAAACGACTTTGGCACACATTATTAGTGGCGAAATGAATGCACCAATTAAAGTTACAGCAGCACCTATGATTGAAAAAGCAGGTGATTTAGCAGCTATTTTGACTAATCTAAGTGAAGGAGAGATACTTTTTATTGATGAGATTCATAGGTTATCTCCTGCTATTGAAGAGATTTTATATCCTGCAATGGAGGATTTTAGATTGGATATTATTATTGGCAGTGGTCCTGCAGCCCAAACGGTAAAGATTGATTTACCGCGTTTTACACTTATTGGAGCGACAACAAGAGCAGGAATGATTAGTAATCCGTTGCGAGATAGGTTTGGAATGCAGTTTAGAATGCAGTTTTATGAAAAAGAAGAATTGGCTAGAATTGCACAAATTGCTTCAATTAAGCTACAAAAAGAATGTTCTAGTGAAGGGGCATTAGAGATTGCTAAGCGCTCGCGTGGAACGCCTAGAATCGCCTTGCGTTTGTTAAAGCGTGTGAGAGATTTTGCAGAGGTAGCAGAGGAAGAAATCATCACAAAAGAGCGAACACAATATGCTTTAAATGAGCTTGGGGTGAATGAATATGGTTTTGATGAATTAGATTTGCGTTTTTTAAAAATTATTTGTGAGAGCAGGGGGCGTCCTATTGGGCTTAGCACACTTGCTGCAGCAATGAGTGAGGATGAGGGAACTATTGAAGATGTTATCGAGCCTTATTTATTGGTAAATGGATTTTTGGAGCGCACCGCTAGAGGTAGAATCGCCACTCAAAAAACTTATGAATTATTTTCTTTTAGAAATATAGAGAGTTTGTTTTAA
- the panB gene encoding 3-methyl-2-oxobutanoate hydroxymethyltransferase yields MSIQSTIKQTTITQILEKKNKEKITMITAYDALFAGIFDSEVDMILVGDSLHMSFFGAKDTLGIGLDEMIYHTKAVCNGAKQSLIVCDMPFGSVVTPEIALQGAIRIYKETNAQAVKIEGGAEMHETIRKLVENGIAVMGHIGLKPQLVRSEGGYKVKGKSEREAQELLCDAIKLQEAGAFCLVLEGVKSEVGQVITQNLKIPVIGIGSGVNVDGQVLVWSDMLGFFEAFKPKFVRQYLEGAKLVREAVQQYAKDVKNGDFPKINESY; encoded by the coding sequence ATGAGCATTCAATCTACCATAAAACAAACAACAATTACACAGATATTGGAGAAAAAAAATAAAGAAAAAATTACAATGATTACAGCCTATGATGCGCTTTTTGCAGGGATTTTTGATAGCGAAGTGGATATGATACTTGTAGGTGATAGTTTGCATATGAGTTTTTTTGGAGCAAAGGATACTTTGGGAATTGGTTTGGATGAGATGATCTATCATACAAAAGCTGTGTGTAATGGAGCCAAACAAAGCCTTATAGTGTGTGATATGCCCTTTGGGAGTGTGGTTACTCCAGAGATAGCTTTACAAGGAGCAATTAGAATCTACAAAGAAACCAATGCTCAAGCGGTTAAAATTGAAGGTGGAGCAGAAATGCATGAAACAATTAGAAAGCTTGTTGAAAATGGAATTGCAGTGATGGGGCACATTGGATTAAAGCCACAATTAGTAAGAAGTGAGGGGGGTTATAAGGTCAAGGGAAAGAGTGAGAGGGAAGCTCAAGAGCTTTTGTGCGATGCTATTAAACTCCAAGAGGCAGGGGCTTTTTGTCTTGTTTTGGAGGGGGTTAAAAGTGAAGTTGGGCAAGTGATTACACAAAACTTAAAAATTCCTGTCATTGGCATTGGTAGTGGAGTGAATGTTGATGGGCAAGTGCTTGTATGGAGTGATATGCTAGGATTCTTTGAAGCCTTTAAGCCAAAATTTGTGCGACAATATTTGGAGGGAGCAAAGTTGGTTAGAGAAGCAGTGCAACAATATGCAAAAGATGTAAAGAACGGAGATTTTCCTAAAATAAATGAGAGTTACTAA
- a CDS encoding molybdopterin guanine dinucleotide-containing S/N-oxide reductase, whose amino-acid sequence MLDRRKFLKVGAALTAIPLIPSISAAKSVEATKVSFGLIKNGEVITAAHWGALKLTIKNGKIVKSEPWEKATNMDNPLQHYTADMVYKSRVKYPYVRKSYLEDPDNPKPELRGKEEFVRVSYDEAIKLIAKELKKTRDTKGTSAVFGGSYGWKSSGNMQNARILLHRFLNVTGGFVGSTGDYSTGASQVIMPYVVGSIEVYEQQTSWENILGNSKYVVIWGADPISTLRIAWTSSDQRGLAYFEKLKKSKIKVICIDPVRTDTAKFLNAKWISPRPNTDVALMIGMASHLIAKNKVNYDFLDNYTTGFDKFKDYIDGKEDGVKKDVKWASKISGISEKTIRELAETFYDNPTMIMSGWGMQRAHYGEQPHWMLVTLASMIGQIGTKGGGFGLSYHYSNGGVPTCKSGVIGGINAGSLGIWENGKFKGLAKSNQAAGGAEWLQNAASASFPVARIADALLNPGKTIDHNGGKITYPDIDFIYWAGGNPLVHHQDTNNNVKAWRKPRTIVVNEIYWTPTAKMADIVMPATSSYERDDITMTGDYSNMNIVPMKQAVEPVGESRDDYVIFSDICKVYGKDVFNAYTENGKKAKDFIKEYYNSALKQTQSFGEVFATPMPNFEEFWAKNEPITFDVTAESYEWTRFLEFIEDPILNALGTESGLIEIYSETIKNYNYDDCKAHPTWFEPIEWLGNATKEAPFHLLTNHPKDRLHSQLCHTNLRDTYAVKDREPILINTKDAKKLGIKNGDVVRVFNKRGEVLAGAVVTDDIMQGVARLCEGAWYDPNENGLCKCGNANVLTMDIPTSKLANGNISHTGLVNIEKFKGDLPALSAFDAPKGAN is encoded by the coding sequence ATGTTAGATAGAAGAAAATTTTTAAAGGTTGGCGCAGCATTAACAGCTATTCCACTTATTCCATCTATAAGTGCAGCAAAAAGTGTAGAGGCTACAAAAGTTAGTTTTGGGCTTATTAAAAATGGTGAAGTTATCACAGCAGCTCACTGGGGAGCTTTAAAGCTTACTATTAAAAATGGCAAAATCGTTAAAAGTGAGCCTTGGGAAAAAGCCACTAACATGGATAACCCATTACAACACTACACTGCAGATATGGTTTATAAATCTCGCGTTAAATATCCTTATGTGCGCAAATCTTACCTTGAAGATCCCGATAATCCCAAACCTGAACTTCGCGGGAAAGAAGAATTTGTGCGTGTAAGCTATGATGAGGCTATAAAACTTATCGCAAAAGAACTCAAAAAAACAAGAGACACTAAAGGCACAAGTGCTGTTTTTGGTGGAAGTTATGGTTGGAAATCTAGCGGTAATATGCAAAATGCAAGAATCTTACTACATAGATTCTTAAATGTTACAGGTGGTTTTGTTGGTTCTACTGGGGATTATTCTACAGGAGCTTCTCAAGTTATCATGCCTTATGTAGTTGGATCAATTGAAGTGTATGAACAACAAACTTCTTGGGAAAATATTCTAGGAAATTCTAAATATGTTGTTATTTGGGGTGCTGATCCAATTTCAACTTTGCGTATTGCTTGGACTTCGTCTGATCAAAGAGGTTTGGCTTATTTTGAAAAACTTAAAAAAAGCAAAATAAAAGTTATTTGTATTGATCCAGTGAGAACTGATACAGCTAAATTCTTAAATGCAAAATGGATTTCACCACGACCAAATACCGATGTGGCTTTAATGATTGGTATGGCAAGTCATTTAATTGCCAAAAATAAAGTTAATTACGACTTCTTAGATAACTATACTACTGGTTTTGATAAATTCAAAGATTATATTGATGGCAAAGAAGATGGTGTTAAAAAAGATGTTAAATGGGCAAGTAAAATTTCTGGTATCAGTGAAAAAACAATCAGAGAATTAGCAGAAACTTTTTATGATAATCCTACTATGATTATGAGTGGATGGGGAATGCAAAGAGCTCATTATGGTGAGCAACCACACTGGATGCTTGTAACTCTAGCTTCTATGATAGGACAAATCGGCACCAAAGGTGGTGGTTTTGGACTTAGTTATCATTATAGCAATGGCGGTGTGCCAACTTGCAAAAGTGGTGTAATTGGCGGTATTAATGCAGGAAGCTTGGGAATTTGGGAAAATGGCAAATTCAAAGGCTTAGCTAAATCAAATCAAGCAGCTGGTGGTGCAGAATGGCTTCAAAATGCTGCAAGTGCTTCTTTCCCGGTGGCAAGAATAGCAGATGCATTGCTTAACCCTGGCAAAACTATCGACCATAATGGTGGTAAAATCACTTATCCTGACATTGATTTTATCTACTGGGCAGGTGGAAACCCACTTGTTCATCACCAAGATACTAACAACAATGTAAAAGCTTGGAGAAAACCTAGAACTATAGTTGTAAATGAAATTTACTGGACTCCAACAGCCAAAATGGCAGATATTGTAATGCCTGCAACTTCATCTTATGAAAGAGATGATATTACTATGACTGGGGATTATTCTAATATGAATATTGTACCAATGAAACAAGCAGTTGAGCCAGTGGGTGAGAGTAGAGATGATTATGTGATCTTCTCTGACATCTGCAAAGTTTATGGCAAAGATGTATTTAATGCCTATACAGAAAATGGCAAAAAGGCAAAAGATTTCATTAAAGAATACTACAATAGCGCTTTAAAACAAACTCAAAGCTTTGGTGAAGTTTTTGCAACTCCTATGCCAAATTTTGAAGAATTTTGGGCAAAAAATGAACCTATTACTTTTGATGTAACTGCAGAAAGTTATGAATGGACACGCTTCTTGGAATTCATAGAAGATCCAATCCTTAATGCACTAGGAACAGAATCAGGCTTAATTGAGATTTACTCTGAAACAATTAAAAATTACAACTATGATGATTGCAAAGCACATCCAACTTGGTTTGAACCAATTGAGTGGCTTGGAAACGCTACAAAAGAAGCACCTTTTCACTTGCTTACAAACCATCCAAAAGATCGCTTGCACTCTCAACTTTGCCACACAAACTTAAGAGATACTTATGCAGTAAAAGACAGAGAGCCAATTTTAATCAACACTAAAGATGCTAAAAAACTTGGTATTAAAAATGGCGATGTTGTAAGAGTATTCAATAAGCGTGGAGAAGTTCTAGCAGGTGCAGTTGTAACAGATGATATTATGCAAGGCGTTGCAAGACTATGTGAGGGTGCTTGGTATGATCCTAATGAAAATGGACTTTGCAAATGCGGAAATGCGAATGTTTTGACTATGGATATTCCAACTTCAAAACTTGCAAATGGTAATATTTCTCATACAGGTCTTGTAAATATCGAGAAATTTAAAGGTGATCTTCCAGCACTTAGTGCTTTTGATGCTCCAAAGGGCGCTAATTAA